The following proteins are encoded in a genomic region of Dokdonia donghaensis DSW-1:
- a CDS encoding DUF3575 domain-containing protein codes for MSLFHYNPSGFATITRLTTPKFYKTTLTCFLLLFTLVTTINAQDTDALLEKGMVKANLLFTPSINYEYNVYDDFTLKAEAGITPTLFNIFGTKKVAFFQKYEVQGKYYYNLKKRVSKGKSVSGNSGNFVAAVYNYQNKEALFSEARRSTDFSTLGGVWGFQRSYNSGLSLLFEIGFGYDFAYRSNGRDSNGRPFPLIGFELGWVIFKHN; via the coding sequence ATGTCACTATTTCATTACAACCCTTCTGGGTTTGCTACAATCACAAGGCTAACTACGCCAAAATTTTACAAAACTACCCTTACTTGTTTCTTACTACTATTCACCTTAGTAACAACGATAAATGCCCAAGACACAGATGCACTTCTCGAGAAAGGAATGGTAAAAGCAAACCTGCTTTTTACTCCATCAATTAATTATGAGTATAATGTATATGATGATTTTACTTTAAAGGCAGAGGCGGGAATTACTCCTACGCTTTTTAATATTTTCGGGACTAAAAAAGTTGCCTTTTTTCAAAAATATGAGGTCCAAGGCAAATATTACTATAACCTTAAAAAAAGAGTCTCAAAAGGTAAATCTGTAAGTGGTAATTCTGGAAACTTTGTGGCCGCAGTCTATAATTATCAAAATAAAGAAGCCTTGTTTAGTGAAGCAAGAAGGTCTACAGATTTCTCAACGCTAGGTGGTGTTTGGGGTTTTCAGCGTAGTTATAATTCTGGGCTCAGTTTACTGTTTGAAATAGGCTTTGGCTATGACTTTGCATACCGTTCTAATGGTAGGGATAGTAATGGAAGACCATTTCCTCTCATAGGTTTTGAACTAGGGTGGGTAATTTTTAAACATAACTAA
- a CDS encoding Y-family DNA polymerase → MIAMVDCNSFYASCEQVFRPDLKGRPVAVLSNNDGCIIAKNKEAKALTHIPYRDPLFKIKGLLAQNDVTLFSSNYTLYGDMSDRVMNVLREFSPAVEVYSIDESFVDLSGMTHLDLNAYGHKIKNTIVQHTGIPVGVGIAPTKVLAKLANRISKKVAHLDHVYVIDTEERRIEALNWAETKDIWGLGKKHVERLAHIGVFTAYAFTEVPLAWVRKEMTVVGERLWRELNGESCIPFETLPRKKKAIGTAKSFGKKLDNLPQIEEACAYYISEVSEVLRSQKCCCTQLRVYLTTNYHSTNDVQHADKTIVTLSVPTNDTFILIVEAKKALKRIYKPGFKYKKVGVDLLGLIPEEQVQGNLFMPEATGDKRLIKAFDAINNRYGKSTVSAGLSGTSKSNKEWELIKEERSPRYTTQWDSLLEIGKG, encoded by the coding sequence ATGATTGCGATGGTAGATTGTAATAGCTTTTATGCCTCTTGTGAGCAGGTATTTAGACCCGATTTAAAGGGGAGACCTGTCGCTGTATTGAGTAATAATGATGGCTGTATCATAGCCAAAAATAAAGAAGCAAAGGCGCTCACGCATATCCCATATCGCGACCCACTCTTTAAAATTAAAGGTTTGCTGGCACAAAACGATGTCACGCTTTTCTCATCAAATTACACCTTGTACGGAGATATGTCTGATCGTGTGATGAATGTACTGCGTGAGTTCTCACCTGCGGTTGAGGTGTACAGCATAGATGAGTCTTTTGTAGATCTTTCTGGAATGACACACCTAGATCTTAATGCCTACGGTCACAAAATTAAAAATACAATTGTACAGCACACTGGTATACCCGTAGGAGTGGGCATTGCACCTACAAAGGTACTGGCAAAACTTGCAAACCGTATTTCAAAAAAGGTAGCACACCTTGACCACGTGTATGTGATAGATACCGAGGAGCGACGCATAGAGGCACTTAACTGGGCAGAAACAAAAGACATCTGGGGGCTAGGTAAAAAGCACGTGGAGCGTCTCGCTCATATAGGTGTCTTTACAGCTTATGCATTTACAGAAGTACCACTGGCGTGGGTACGTAAAGAAATGACCGTAGTAGGGGAGCGCTTGTGGCGAGAGCTTAATGGAGAATCTTGTATTCCTTTTGAAACGCTTCCGCGAAAGAAAAAAGCAATAGGTACGGCAAAGTCCTTTGGTAAAAAACTGGATAACCTACCTCAAATAGAAGAAGCCTGCGCTTACTATATAAGTGAAGTAAGCGAGGTGCTGCGCTCGCAAAAATGTTGCTGTACACAACTGCGGGTGTATCTCACCACAAACTATCACAGCACAAATGATGTGCAACACGCAGATAAGACCATTGTAACCTTGTCCGTCCCAACTAATGATACATTTATACTTATCGTGGAAGCTAAGAAAGCCTTAAAACGAATTTATAAGCCGGGATTTAAGTATAAAAAAGTGGGCGTAGATCTTTTAGGTCTCATACCAGAGGAGCAAGTACAAGGCAATCTATTTATGCCAGAAGCGACGGGAGATAAGCGCCTAATAAAAGCCTTTGACGCGATAAATAATCGCTACGGTAAGTCCACAGTCTCGGCAGGATTATCTGGCACCTCAAAAAGTAATAAGGAATGGGAACTCATTAAAGAGGAGCGAAGCCCTCGATATACAACACAGTGGGATAGTTTACTGGAGATAGGGAAGGGGTAG
- a CDS encoding S24 family peptidase gives MKTEPQKVKRAVTDYSGNRSVQTGFPSPATHYREPMIDLNKELSSSRDATFFVRVKGDSWKSHNILDKDVLIIDRAQMPKEGKLALVITEEGFDVQRINASKPIELWGMISYIIHKAV, from the coding sequence ATGAAGACAGAACCTCAAAAAGTAAAACGTGCCGTGACAGACTACTCTGGTAATCGCTCTGTGCAAACGGGCTTCCCCAGTCCTGCGACACATTACCGTGAGCCTATGATAGATCTCAACAAGGAGCTTAGTTCTTCTCGAGACGCCACCTTTTTTGTACGTGTAAAGGGTGATAGCTGGAAGTCACATAACATTCTTGATAAAGATGTTTTGATAATAGACAGAGCACAAATGCCAAAAGAGGGTAAACTGGCGCTAGTCATTACAGAAGAGGGTTTTGATGTACAGAGAATAAATGCTTCAAAACCTATAGAACTCTGGGGAATGATAAGCTACATAATACATAAGGCGGTATGA
- the rnpA gene encoding ribonuclease P protein component, producing the protein MAHTYAKKEKLKSKKLIEALFIEGRSVKSFPLRLIYMETPLKEEGISHQVSVSVSKRNFKLAVSRNRIKRLMRESYRLHKDQICIKGTTFVMLIIYTGREEVSQQQLHKAMVKLIKRFNDAISTTT; encoded by the coding sequence ATGGCACACACATACGCAAAAAAAGAGAAGCTAAAATCTAAGAAGCTCATAGAAGCGCTTTTTATAGAGGGAAGGTCTGTCAAGTCTTTTCCGCTGCGGCTCATATATATGGAGACACCGCTCAAGGAAGAAGGCATATCACATCAAGTGAGCGTTTCTGTATCTAAGCGCAATTTTAAACTTGCCGTATCTCGCAATCGTATAAAACGCTTAATGCGGGAGTCATATCGTTTACACAAAGACCAGATTTGTATAAAAGGCACGACCTTTGTGATGCTTATTATCTATACAGGTCGAGAAGAAGTCTCTCAACAACAGCTGCATAAGGCTATGGTCAAACTTATAAAACGATTTAATGATGCGATATCTACTACTACTTAG
- a CDS encoding DUF4349 domain-containing protein, translating into MMRYLLLLSFLLTIGCDKNSDGLNNDLIAADAGYAPEMLEEMVIMEVNSPQKSTPSKIIKTASIRFETNDLSTTHKRILKAIKEAQGYVQNDNAGTHSYGRTYQNLTVRIPTRNFDMALERISEGVAYFDERTISQEDVTAEFIDIDARLKAKRALEDRYLNLLSKAKNVKEMLEIERELSQIREEIEAKQGRLKYLQSQVSLSTLEIEFYKDEVTTQVTNSYGSKMVNALKSGWNGVSVFFLGLLHLWPFLILLGIGAFFMRRWIKKNKK; encoded by the coding sequence ATGATGCGATATCTACTACTACTTAGTTTTCTACTTACAATCGGTTGTGATAAAAATTCTGATGGGCTTAATAATGATCTCATAGCGGCAGATGCTGGGTATGCACCAGAAATGCTAGAAGAAATGGTTATTATGGAGGTTAATAGCCCTCAAAAATCTACACCTTCTAAAATAATTAAAACAGCGTCCATACGTTTTGAAACTAATGATCTCTCCACCACTCACAAACGTATTCTTAAGGCTATCAAAGAGGCACAAGGCTATGTACAAAATGATAATGCAGGCACACACAGCTATGGTCGTACGTATCAAAACCTAACCGTACGTATTCCTACTCGCAACTTTGATATGGCCCTAGAACGCATATCTGAGGGAGTTGCATATTTTGATGAGCGCACAATCTCACAAGAAGATGTAACTGCAGAGTTTATAGATATAGACGCACGCCTTAAAGCAAAGCGTGCGCTAGAAGACCGTTATTTAAATCTTCTTTCAAAAGCAAAAAACGTGAAGGAAATGCTCGAGATAGAACGCGAGCTGTCACAAATACGTGAAGAAATAGAAGCAAAACAAGGAAGACTTAAATACCTACAAAGTCAAGTCTCACTTAGTACGCTTGAGATCGAGTTTTATAAGGATGAAGTCACTACACAGGTTACAAACTCTTATGGTAGTAAGATGGTTAATGCACTTAAAAGTGGTTGGAATGGAGTTTCGGTTTTCTTTTTAGGTTTGTTGCATCTCTGGCCTTTTCTTATCTTGTTAGGTATAGGCGCATTTTTTATGCGCAGATGGATTAAAAAAAATAAAAAGTAG
- a CDS encoding S41 family peptidase, which translates to MKKKIFIPIIAVVIGISTVSFKSDFFEIAKQIEIFTELFKELNMNYVDETNPAELMDSAIEGMLADLDPYTKYWTEQEVEDAKINRSGDYSGIGATVRNQDGKMTITEPRKGYPADKAGLKAGDEIIKIGDITVADVDGDAGDLLKGAPNSEVVITYKRQGKTDKATIKRSAVEIDAVPFSKLINGDTGYIVLTKFNKKASSQVKEALVSLKTDGATKIILDLRGNGGGLLSEAINICNLFLPKGSLITTTKSVVKKYNKTYTTSQEPVDTEIPLVVLVNGRSASASEIVSGGLQDYDRAVIVGARTFGKGLVQRPKPLTYGTSVKITISRYYTPSGRCIQALDYWNRDENGNAVRTDAADYNEFKTKNGRKVLDGGGVLPDIQVNSAKLSPVTTALLKDNAIFEYATDYYYNHQYSDLSEFTWSQTDFADFKSFLNRTGFKYETGTEKAFAKALEQADKDDLKTEVSAAYNQLNNAITLAKEKSIDERQDEIENLLIDEIVKRYFYRDGLYEYQIINNVEVKEALAVLADKNRYNKILNN; encoded by the coding sequence ATGAAAAAGAAAATATTCATTCCCATTATTGCTGTTGTTATAGGTATCAGTACGGTAAGTTTTAAAAGCGATTTTTTTGAAATCGCAAAGCAAATCGAAATTTTTACAGAGCTCTTTAAGGAGCTTAATATGAATTATGTAGATGAAACAAACCCTGCAGAGCTTATGGATAGTGCCATAGAGGGTATGCTTGCAGATCTTGATCCCTATACAAAGTACTGGACCGAGCAAGAGGTAGAAGATGCAAAAATTAACCGCTCTGGAGACTACTCTGGTATAGGTGCCACCGTGCGCAATCAAGACGGAAAAATGACCATTACAGAACCGCGCAAAGGCTACCCGGCAGATAAAGCAGGTCTTAAAGCAGGTGATGAGATTATAAAAATAGGTGACATTACCGTGGCAGATGTAGATGGTGATGCTGGTGATTTACTTAAAGGAGCACCAAACAGTGAGGTAGTCATCACCTACAAGCGCCAAGGAAAAACGGATAAAGCCACTATAAAACGCTCTGCGGTAGAGATAGATGCAGTCCCGTTTTCAAAACTCATAAATGGTGATACTGGGTACATCGTGCTTACAAAGTTTAATAAAAAAGCATCTAGCCAAGTAAAAGAGGCACTTGTGAGTCTTAAAACAGATGGTGCTACAAAGATTATACTTGACCTACGTGGTAACGGTGGTGGCTTGCTTAGTGAGGCTATAAATATTTGTAATCTATTTTTACCTAAAGGATCTCTCATTACAACCACAAAGTCTGTAGTAAAAAAATACAATAAGACCTATACTACTTCACAAGAACCGGTAGATACAGAGATACCACTCGTGGTTCTTGTAAATGGTAGGTCTGCCTCTGCCTCAGAGATTGTTTCTGGAGGGTTACAAGATTATGATAGAGCGGTTATAGTGGGAGCTAGAACTTTTGGTAAAGGACTAGTACAACGTCCTAAACCACTTACCTATGGTACCTCTGTAAAAATCACCATATCTCGCTACTACACGCCTTCTGGTCGCTGTATACAAGCCCTAGATTACTGGAACCGTGATGAAAACGGAAACGCCGTACGTACTGATGCTGCAGACTATAATGAGTTTAAAACTAAAAACGGTCGTAAGGTACTAGACGGTGGAGGTGTACTACCAGATATACAAGTAAACTCTGCAAAGTTGAGCCCAGTAACTACTGCTCTTCTCAAGGATAATGCAATTTTTGAATATGCTACAGATTACTATTATAATCACCAGTATAGTGATCTAAGTGAGTTCACGTGGTCACAAACAGATTTTGCAGACTTTAAATCATTTTTAAATCGTACAGGTTTTAAGTATGAAACCGGTACAGAAAAAGCATTTGCAAAAGCACTAGAACAAGCAGATAAGGATGATCTTAAAACAGAAGTATCGGCGGCTTACAATCAACTTAATAATGCGATAACGCTGGCAAAAGAAAAATCTATAGATGAACGTCAAGATGAGATTGAAAATCTACTCATAGATGAGATTGTAAAGAGATACTTTTATCGAGATGGTCTTTATGAGTACCAGATTATAAATAATGTAGAGGTTAAGGAAGCGCTAGCAGTCCTAGCAGATAAAAATCGCTATAATAAGATTTTAAATAATTAA
- a CDS encoding OmpA family protein, protein MGSEVQRTLNRKVEIIVSLLQPRVVSKEAVAREKELEETKDSYKTFEDEPIIKGDRILLKNILFKTNYSYIHGKSRKDLNKLAKYLAAHPEIIFKIQGHVCCVDHGRDGIDLKTGKRNLSEARAKFIYDYLADHGVAKKRMRYQGFGSRFPLGGDPKDDKRVEILVTYVKKVKPKKK, encoded by the coding sequence GTGGGTAGTGAGGTGCAACGCACCCTTAACCGTAAAGTAGAGATTATCGTTTCTTTATTACAACCTCGCGTAGTTTCAAAAGAGGCCGTTGCCAGAGAGAAAGAACTAGAAGAAACAAAGGATAGCTATAAAACCTTTGAAGATGAGCCTATCATAAAAGGAGACCGTATTCTTTTAAAAAACATTCTTTTTAAAACTAACTATAGCTATATACACGGCAAGTCTCGCAAGGACCTCAACAAGCTAGCCAAATATCTTGCTGCACATCCTGAGATTATTTTTAAGATACAAGGTCACGTGTGTTGTGTAGACCACGGCCGTGATGGTATAGATCTTAAAACAGGAAAACGCAATCTCTCTGAAGCGAGAGCAAAATTTATATACGATTATCTTGCAGACCACGGTGTAGCAAAAAAACGAATGCGCTATCAAGGTTTTGGCAGTAGGTTTCCACTAGGTGGTGACCCTAAAGATGATAAGCGTGTAGAGATTCTCGTTACTTATGTGAAGAAAGTAAAGCCGAAGAAAAAGTAA